Genomic DNA from Bacteroidales bacterium:
ATTGCCAGTGCAATAACTAAAGGTGTGATGATAATTGTTTTTACAATTCGGTTGAGTTGACCTGCATTTGGTAACGATGGATAAGAAAAAACGACATTTCGTTCGAAAGTGGAGGCAGGAAGTACAATATTTTGTAAACCAAAAAAATCGGGAAATTCTTGCCATTTTAATTGCGACTGAAAATGAATAGTACCTTTTGACAGATTAAATGTTCCTATTCCATCTAATGACAAAGAACCAAATTGAAAAAGACGCGTATTCCATAAAACTACCGTATTGGCAATAGTTTTGAGTGTATCGAAATAATGTTGTTGCGTGTTTTTGGATAATTCTATAGCTAACGCTCCATCGTTATTTTTGATTCGTGGGTTGAATTGCAATTGATAACTTGGAGCATAAAAAATATTTTGCTCGGCATCCCAACGTGCAGGAGTTGGTTGTAAAAATAATGTCCCCCAATCGGGAATTATAACAAATCCGTCGCGTTTTACTAAATACTGAATACTGGTTATGAGTAATTTATCGTTTACATTGATCATATAGCAAAAGTAACGCTTTTTAACATGTTAAAACATACTCTTTCTTTTGAGTTTTTAACAAGAAATAAACATCAGATAT
This window encodes:
- a CDS encoding SPOR domain-containing protein produces the protein MINVNDKLLITSIQYLVKRDGFVIIPDWGTLFLQPTPARWDAEQNIFYAPSYQLQFNPRIKNNDGALAIELSKNTQQHYFDTLKTIANTVVLWNTRLFQFGSLSLDGIGTFNLSKGTIHFQSQLKWQEFPDFFGLQNIVLPASTFERNVVFSYPSLPNAGQLNRIVKTIIITPLVIALAILPAKINNYRILHQQESSFSQNIQLHSFTNNPVNLDHTIDTLTNVKVALKPSIQSPSHHIDESKKNNEHLQKTSVADLNNKNINHSQNKYYVILGSFTTDKQVNDFVNTLKTIDIEPLVLNCDGKRRVALNQYENQADAQKALDEFKSQNPTYSGWILKW